The Bombus affinis isolate iyBomAffi1 unplaced genomic scaffold, iyBomAffi1.2 ctg00000123.1, whole genome shotgun sequence genome has a segment encoding these proteins:
- the LOC126927481 gene encoding katanin p60 ATPase-containing subunit A-like 2 isoform X2 — protein MTGDATDDINLAMTVTPIFANESDGASSEELFNVSMEQSTQSKISQRARKLYIDNPELRKIAEDISCEIILTKLNVYWDNIVGLEECKSAIKEAIVYPLKYPIFFNGPFSPWKGILLYGPPGTGKTMLAKAVATECQCTFFNITASSLVSKWRGDSEKYIRVLFELAYNYSPTIIFIDEIDWIGTNKGVNCTLSEPAKRFRSELLSRLDGLVSNENSNVVLLAATNCPWDIDAALHRRLEKKIYVSLPNEVTRLDMFKLYLSNQLLENMDIVNHIIKSTEKYSCADIKLLCKQAWLLEISPMWEKLEKKETSVTTLKYELKNYEIIAKLLKTMSPTVTDVDRYKAWNKYVCHKNIF, from the exons atgacgggtgacgctacggatgatattaatctcgcaatgacagtgacaccaattttcgccaatgaaagcgatggagcttcatcagaagagctatttaacgtctcaatggaacaatccacgcaatcaaagatatcgcaACGGGCtcggaagctttatatagacaatccggaattgcggaagattgctgaagacatttcatgc gaaatcatactgacaaaattaaatgtatattgggacaacattgtaggcctagaggaatgtaaatctgctattaaggaggccattgtgtatccccttaagtaccctatcttttttaatggcccattttctccctggaaaggtattctgctatacggaccacctggtacag ggaagacgatgttggcgaaggcagtcgcaacagaatgccaatgcaccttttttaacataacggccagctcattggtgagcaaatggagaggcgattccgagaagtatatccgt gttttatttgaacttgcctataattattcgcctacaattatttttatcgacgagattgactggataggcacaaataaaggagtaaactgtacattgtctgaacctgcaaagagattcagatcagaacttctttctagattggatggattagtatctaacgaaaattctaatgtagttcttttggctgcaactaattgcccttg ggacattgatgcagctttacacagacgcctcgaaaagaaaatatacgtatcattaccaaatgaagttactcgactcgatatgttcaaattataccttagcaaccagttattagagaatatggatattgtaaaccacataataaaatctactgaaaaatattcttgcgcggatataaaattgctttgtaagcaagcatggctgctagaaataagtccaatgtgggaaaaacttgaaaaaaaagaaacatctgttacgactttgaaatatgaattaaagaattatgaaataatagcaaaattgttaaaaacaatgtcacctacagtcacggatgtggatagatataaagcgtggaataaatatgtatgccataagaacatattttaa
- the LOC126927481 gene encoding katanin p60 ATPase-containing subunit A-like 2 isoform X1 has protein sequence MKFQKYPILCKKITEKEIKTREMTNANKVKETRSESVKGRNVQQKMTGDATDDINLAMTVTPIFANESDGASSEELFNVSMEQSTQSKISQRARKLYIDNPELRKIAEDISCEIILTKLNVYWDNIVGLEECKSAIKEAIVYPLKYPIFFNGPFSPWKGILLYGPPGTGKTMLAKAVATECQCTFFNITASSLVSKWRGDSEKYIRVLFELAYNYSPTIIFIDEIDWIGTNKGVNCTLSEPAKRFRSELLSRLDGLVSNENSNVVLLAATNCPWDIDAALHRRLEKKIYVSLPNEVTRLDMFKLYLSNQLLENMDIVNHIIKSTEKYSCADIKLLCKQAWLLEISPMWEKLEKKETSVTTLKYELKNYEIIAKLLKTMSPTVTDVDRYKAWNKYVCHKNIF, from the exons atgaaattccaaaaatatcctatattgtgcaagaaaataactgaaaaggaaataaagacgagggaaatgacaaatgcgaacaaagt caaagaaacgagaagtgagtctgtgaaagggaggaatgtacaacagaagatgacgggtgacgctacggatgatattaatctcgcaatgacagtgacaccaattttcgccaatgaaagcgatggagcttcatcagaagagctatttaacgtctcaatggaacaatccacgcaatcaaagatatcgcaACGGGCtcggaagctttatatagacaatccggaattgcggaagattgctgaagacatttcatgc gaaatcatactgacaaaattaaatgtatattgggacaacattgtaggcctagaggaatgtaaatctgctattaaggaggccattgtgtatccccttaagtaccctatcttttttaatggcccattttctccctggaaaggtattctgctatacggaccacctggtacag ggaagacgatgttggcgaaggcagtcgcaacagaatgccaatgcaccttttttaacataacggccagctcattggtgagcaaatggagaggcgattccgagaagtatatccgt gttttatttgaacttgcctataattattcgcctacaattatttttatcgacgagattgactggataggcacaaataaaggagtaaactgtacattgtctgaacctgcaaagagattcagatcagaacttctttctagattggatggattagtatctaacgaaaattctaatgtagttcttttggctgcaactaattgcccttg ggacattgatgcagctttacacagacgcctcgaaaagaaaatatacgtatcattaccaaatgaagttactcgactcgatatgttcaaattataccttagcaaccagttattagagaatatggatattgtaaaccacataataaaatctactgaaaaatattcttgcgcggatataaaattgctttgtaagcaagcatggctgctagaaataagtccaatgtgggaaaaacttgaaaaaaaagaaacatctgttacgactttgaaatatgaattaaagaattatgaaataatagcaaaattgttaaaaacaatgtcacctacagtcacggatgtggatagatataaagcgtggaataaatatgtatgccataagaacatattttaa